In a single window of the Necator americanus strain Aroian chromosome X, whole genome shotgun sequence genome:
- a CDS encoding hypothetical protein (NECATOR_CHRX.G25343.T1), translated as MHNINDGCFFHERMTKDKDWLKYSSALSLARYATIPLYTEDTPNKLEFCKTQGINWAPTRSEMHTKGKF; from the exons ATGCACAATATTAATGAT GGCTGTTTTTTTCACGAGCGTATGACGAAAGATAAAGACTGGCTAAAGTATAGCAGCGCCCTAAGTCTGGCTCGGTACGCTACCATTCCTTTATATACAGAAG ACACACCGAACAAGCTCGAGTTTTGCAAAACTCAGGGAATAAATTGGGCACCAACAAGATCAGAAATGCATACAAAGGGGAAGTTCTAG
- a CDS encoding hypothetical protein (NECATOR_CHRX.G25344.T1), with protein MRAAWAAFAAVREATNQLTDHDLRAHLFDSTVLPSLCYATETWADTAATSKKLLSTQRALERCLLKFNRRTQHLAGLRSSDLRGMSRLRDPAEYVSKAKHGWAGHIIRRIDDR; from the coding sequence atgagagcagcatgggcagcattcgcagccgtcagggaagctacgaaccaactgacggaccatgatcttcgtgcccatctgtttgactcgacagtccttccatcgctctgttacgcaACGGAGAcatgggcagacaccgcggccacgtctaagAAGCTACTTTCTACTCAGAGAgctcttgagagatgtctcctgaagtttaaccggcgcacacaacaccttgccggtcttcgtagctccgacttaagaggaatgtcccgtcttcgcgacccagcggaatatgtatcgaaagcaaaacatggatgggccggtcacatcataagaagaatcgacgatagatga
- a CDS encoding hypothetical protein (NECATOR_CHRX.G25345.T1) gives MEIITERFYSNLFRSSTPVSTPIIPTGEAPPRILPSEVRVAIKSMKPDTAPGPDFISADFLRASGHPLHVILAAHMTSYLQKERSPDQWKTSRTVLIHKKGDREDLRNYRPLCLLSVLYKVFTKIILTRISRTLDEAQPQEQAGFRQGFSCLDHIQTVSRVIEVCREYRLPFVLTFVDYEKAFDSVETNAILSALVDQGVDASYVRTLANCYDRCTTRIQLFHRPLIIPIGKGVRQGDAIWPKLFTAGLQWIMKSLSWEERGIRVDGRFLSNLRFADDIVLFSSSTNKAETMLNELNEAGKRTGLRINRKKTLFMKNAYCEDRGVQLEGSQIMETSSYVYLGRSMNMENDLKEN, from the coding sequence atggaaatcattacggagaggttctactcgaaccttttccgttcatcaactcctgtgtcaaccccaatcatccccactggcgaagctccaccacggattctcccttcggaagtacgagtcgctatcaagagcatgaaacctgacacagcccccggacctgattttatatcagcagactttcttcgggctagtggccatccgcttcatgtaatcttagcagcgcacatgacatcctaccttcagaaagaaaggagcccagaccagtggaagacctcgcgaaccgttcttatccataagaaaggtgaccgagaggaccttcggaactaccgtccgctatgcttgctgagcgtgttatacaaagtattcaccaagatcatcctcacgcgcatatctaggacgctggatgaagcccagcctcaagaacaagctggattccgccaagggttcagctgcttggaccacatccagaccgtgtcgagggtcatagaggtttgccgggaataccgtctgccctttgttctaaccttcgtcgactatgagaaagcctttgacagcgtagaaacgaatgcaatactgtcagcactggtcgatcaaggtgtagacgcgtcgtatgtgaggacattagccaattgctacgatcgatgcacgactaggatacagcttttccaccgccctctcattatacccattggaaagggagtacgacaaggcgatgcTATAtggccgaagctgttcacggctggattacaatggataatgaaatcactatcctgggaagaaaggggcatacgtgttgatggaagatttctttcgaaccttcgtttcgcggacgacatcgttctcttttcgagcagtaccaataaagcagaaacgatgctcaacgaattgaacgaagcagggaagagaactggactacgaataaacagaaagaagacactgttcatgaagaacgcctactgcgaggaccgaggagtacaacttgaaggctcccaaatcatggaaacttcgtcatacgtatacctcggacgttctatgaatatggaaaacgacttgaaggaaaactga
- a CDS encoding hypothetical protein (NECATOR_CHRX.G25346.T1) — MEKNICYRQRRRKEVVYDDCVLEDSLSQGDWHTEEDPNVDYEMLLRGLRACAERASKPRTTNLDRISKTTKELLERRRALRLDPNASHSERLAANTSCRKALQEDLLKHRQKKILEATQKGQV; from the coding sequence atggaaaagaacatctgctatcggcaacgaaggagaaaagaagtcgtctacgacgattgcgtactcgaggactccttgtcccaaggtgactggcacactgaggaggacccaaacgtggactacgagatgctgctcagaggattacgagcctgcgctgaacgtgcctcgaagccgcgcacgacaaacttggatcgaatttcgaagaccaccaaggaattgttggaaagaagaagggctttgaggctagatccgaatgcatcgcacagtGAGCGGTTAgcagcaaacactagctgcagaaaagctttgcaggaggatcttttgaagcacaggcagaagaagattctggaagcaacaCAAAAAGGACAGGTCTAG
- a CDS encoding hypothetical protein (NECATOR_CHRX.G25347.T1), whose translation MEGSLPLAMTILVVVSVRLHNGLLPHSSVDVTLGVELRCTAEVGRRPVVKAKLAVAWLLSLGKSLFATPAYSLPQYPAHWALPSQTSDGMATDADLHALLGAAGRIKFHVIALQETKCRRSDVRQMNNGTLVIREEKVPSRDVSGVGFVVHPSVVHLVDSHEILSPRLAILRLRPLRQKIYQYHQLLFTNISS comes from the exons ATGGAGGGCAGTTTGCCTCTTGCGATGACAATATTGGTGGTGGTATCTGTGCgtctccacaacggtttactaCCTCATAGTAGCGTGGatgtgacactgggcgtcgaactgcgatgcacagcggag gttgggcgacgacctgtggtgaaagctaagctcgccgtggcatggctgcttagtttggggaaaagtctctttgccactccagcatattcactgcctcagtaccctgcacactgggccctgccgtctcagacgtcggacggtatggcgaccg acgctgacctgcatgcccttctcggagctgcagggcgtatcaaatttcacgtgattgctctgcaggaaaccaagtgcagaaggagcgacgtacgacagatgaataacggtacactcgtcattcgtgaagagaaggttccgtcgcgagaTGTgagcggtgttggttttgttgtgcacccatctgtcgtccatctcgtcgattctcacgagatcctgtcacctcgtctggccattcttcgcctccgccctctgcgccaaaaaatctatcagtatcatcaattactattcaccaacatcagcagctga
- a CDS encoding hypothetical protein (NECATOR_CHRX.G25347.T2), producing MTILVVVSVRLHNGLLPHSSVDVTLGVELRCTAEVGRRPVVKAKLAVAWLLSLGKSLFATPAYSLPQYPAHWALPSQTSDGMATDADLHALLGAAGRIKFHVIALQETKCRRSDVRQMNNGTLVIREEKVPSRDVSGVGFVVHPSVVHLVDSHEILSPRLAILRLRPLRQKIYQYHQLLFTNISS from the exons ATGACAATATTGGTGGTGGTATCTGTGCgtctccacaacggtttactaCCTCATAGTAGCGTGGatgtgacactgggcgtcgaactgcgatgcacagcggag gttgggcgacgacctgtggtgaaagctaagctcgccgtggcatggctgcttagtttggggaaaagtctctttgccactccagcatattcactgcctcagtaccctgcacactgggccctgccgtctcagacgtcggacggtatggcgaccg acgctgacctgcatgcccttctcggagctgcagggcgtatcaaatttcacgtgattgctctgcaggaaaccaagtgcagaaggagcgacgtacgacagatgaataacggtacactcgtcattcgtgaagagaaggttccgtcgcgagaTGTgagcggtgttggttttgttgtgcacccatctgtcgtccatctcgtcgattctcacgagatcctgtcacctcgtctggccattcttcgcctccgccctctgcgccaaaaaatctatcagtatcatcaattactattcaccaacatcagcagctga
- a CDS encoding hypothetical protein (NECATOR_CHRX.G25348.T1) gives MFQVFDHNISSETEILEAVAREKKSKTTAPADNHSIMIKDMDYDLANLSIFVNGTEATASCLENDLTLTLDCQNRQVDTAATIWAEWTHLKGDPSLTLGTPGDQVVIQNRIP, from the exons ATGTTCCAAGTGTTCGATCATAACATTAGCTCGGAAAcagaaattctggaagcagTTGCCcgtgaaaagaaatcaaaaaccaCGGCACCAGCTGACAACCATAG CATCATGATCAAAGACATGGATTACGATCTTGCGAACCTTTCAATATTCGTGAATGGAACAGAAGCAACGGCAAGCTGTCTCGAGAATGACCTTACACTGACGCTAGATTGCCAGAATAGACAAGTTGATACGGCGGCAACAATTTGGGCAGAATGGACACATCTGAAAGGAGATCCGTCGCTCACCTTGGGAACACCAGGAGATCAAGTTGTTATCCAAAATCGGATACCTTGA
- a CDS encoding hypothetical protein (NECATOR_CHRX.G25349.T1) — MDTSERRSVAHLGNTRRSSCYPKSDTLSRKCGNEKIVRLTSIHLLTSKWHEGKLDLTRLLEWNQGQGGATSVDEIFHKANEAAKRLLITEVGNALEEAERNMYDSRIHSKTELFKRLACMQQNKMQEQQHEIEVLRQQV, encoded by the coding sequence ATGGACACATCTGAAAGGAGATCCGTCGCTCACCTTGGGAACACCAGGAGATCAAGTTGTTATCCAAAATCGGATACCTTGAGCCGCAAGTGTGGTAATGAGAAGATCGTACGACTGACTTCCATCCATTTGTTGACAAGTAAATGGCATGAAGGAAAACTTGATCTTACCCGACTATTGGAATGGAATCAAGGTCAGGGTGGAGCTACAAGTGTTGATGAAATCTTTCATAAGGCCAATGAAGCAGCGAAACGCCTTCTTATCACTGAGGTCGGAAATGCTCTCGAAGAAGCCGAACGAAACATGTATGACTCTAGAATTCACAGCAAAACGGAACTTTTCAAGAGATTAGCATGTATGCAACAGAATAAAATGCAAGAACAACAACACGAAATAGAAGTTTTAAGACAACAAGTTTGA